A genomic segment from Kyrpidia tusciae DSM 2912 encodes:
- a CDS encoding ammonium transporter, which translates to MIKWARWGLLPALVLFAPSVALAADPTVKDVAQAVDTVWVAVTAFLVFFMQAGFALLEAGSTRMKNAGHIAGKNILSFGLVALVFWAVGFAISFGQGNAFVGTQGWFLNVSDDMVNQVFGSLSYSDVPLGAKYMFEVVFAGVSLAIFWGGIAERAKLIVYFIFGILFSALIYPVVAHWIWGGGWLSGLGMQDFAGSTVVHLQGGVAALVGAMLLGPRIGKYGKDGSVHSLPGHNTVYSVLGVIILWFGWFGFNPGSTLSAMNISFAYIAMTTNLSAAAGGVAALLTAWAVLGKPDIPMMLNGVLAALVAITASCAFVEPWAAVVIGAVAGVVMVLSVQFFERVARVDDPVGAFSVHGVAGIWGTLSTGFFASPDLVKSVGVGAPGLFYGGGLHQLGVQAAGVLAAGVYVFVVSFIILYAIKATVGLRISREEEIIGLDVSEHGASGYPEQLPHGGEFSQEGSSGTRATPTA; encoded by the coding sequence ATGATCAAATGGGCGAGATGGGGACTCCTGCCGGCTCTGGTCCTGTTCGCACCGTCTGTGGCCTTGGCGGCGGATCCGACCGTCAAGGACGTCGCCCAGGCGGTGGACACGGTGTGGGTTGCGGTGACAGCGTTCCTGGTGTTTTTCATGCAGGCCGGTTTTGCCCTGTTGGAGGCCGGATCGACCCGAATGAAAAATGCCGGCCACATCGCCGGGAAAAACATCTTGAGTTTTGGTTTGGTGGCACTGGTCTTTTGGGCGGTGGGGTTTGCCATCAGTTTTGGGCAGGGCAATGCGTTTGTCGGAACTCAAGGATGGTTTCTCAACGTCAGTGATGATATGGTGAATCAAGTTTTCGGTTCGTTGTCTTACAGCGACGTCCCCCTTGGCGCCAAGTACATGTTTGAAGTCGTGTTCGCAGGGGTATCCCTGGCGATTTTCTGGGGCGGCATCGCCGAACGGGCTAAACTGATCGTGTACTTCATTTTCGGGATTTTGTTTTCAGCCCTTATCTATCCCGTCGTGGCGCACTGGATTTGGGGCGGCGGCTGGCTGTCCGGTCTCGGGATGCAGGATTTTGCCGGATCGACGGTGGTCCATCTTCAAGGCGGAGTCGCGGCTCTGGTGGGGGCGATGTTGCTCGGACCGCGCATTGGCAAATACGGCAAGGATGGCAGCGTTCATTCCCTGCCCGGGCACAATACCGTATACTCCGTGCTCGGCGTCATCATCCTGTGGTTCGGCTGGTTCGGGTTCAACCCCGGCAGCACCTTGTCGGCGATGAACATTTCTTTTGCGTATATCGCTATGACGACCAATTTGTCGGCGGCAGCCGGGGGCGTGGCGGCGCTGTTGACCGCGTGGGCCGTTCTCGGCAAGCCCGACATCCCCATGATGCTCAACGGGGTTCTGGCTGCCCTGGTCGCCATTACGGCGAGCTGCGCCTTTGTGGAACCCTGGGCCGCGGTGGTCATCGGTGCGGTGGCCGGGGTGGTCATGGTTCTCTCGGTGCAGTTTTTTGAGAGGGTGGCCCGGGTGGACGATCCGGTGGGAGCCTTTTCGGTTCACGGCGTGGCCGGGATCTGGGGGACTTTGTCCACGGGGTTTTTCGCGTCTCCCGATTTGGTGAAATCTGTCGGCGTCGGCGCGCCGGGCTTGTTTTACGGCGGCGGGCTGCACCAGCTTGGCGTGCAGGCGGCCGGGGTACTGGCGGCTGGGGTGTATGTGTTCGTGGTGTCGTTCATCATTCTCTATGCGATCAAGGCCACCGTCGGTCTTCGGATCAGCCGGGAAGAGGAGATCATCGGCCTGGATGTCAGCGAACACGGGGCCTCGGGGTATCCCGAACAGCTTCCCCACGGCGGCGAGTTCTCCCAAGAGGGCTCTTCCGGAACTCGCGCGACACCCACGGCATAA
- a CDS encoding 3'-5' exonuclease — MKQQRLGWFQRLLKNRDVTALLAASAEGSVATEAALRQMVREINRRDIWEEPLDRLTYVVFDTETTGFDWRTDALIEIGAVRVENGQVREDQTFSSLIALEPGRRVPEVVRRITGLSEQELWRAPKVQDVLSRFMAFSSDAVLVAHHAGHDVNFLNVPLNQFYGIELPRRVVDTAQVARRLWPDTGEATLDYLIERMAIPPLTRHRALNDALLTARIWSVFLTLFTRKGLTRWGDFFTWMKTDVVIGDEY, encoded by the coding sequence GTGAAGCAGCAGCGTTTGGGATGGTTTCAACGGCTGTTGAAAAATCGCGATGTCACGGCACTGCTCGCCGCCTCCGCCGAGGGTTCTGTTGCCACTGAGGCGGCTCTGCGCCAGATGGTCCGGGAAATCAACCGCCGGGATATCTGGGAAGAGCCCTTGGACCGCCTGACCTACGTGGTGTTTGATACGGAGACCACGGGGTTTGATTGGCGTACCGATGCCTTGATTGAGATCGGCGCCGTACGGGTGGAAAATGGGCAAGTCCGCGAAGATCAAACGTTCTCATCACTGATCGCCCTTGAACCCGGTCGCCGAGTCCCGGAAGTGGTGCGGCGGATCACCGGGCTGAGTGAACAAGAACTCTGGCGAGCTCCCAAAGTCCAAGACGTATTATCGCGGTTCATGGCGTTTTCTTCGGACGCTGTTCTGGTCGCTCATCACGCCGGACACGATGTTAATTTCCTTAACGTTCCATTAAACCAATTCTACGGCATTGAGTTGCCCCGCCGGGTCGTGGACACCGCCCAAGTGGCCCGGCGGCTGTGGCCCGACACCGGCGAGGCCACTTTGGACTATCTCATTGAACGCATGGCGATTCCGCCGCTGACTCGTCACCGGGCTTTGAACGACGCCCTGTTGACTGCCCGGATATGGAGTGTATTCCTCACCCTATTCACAAGAAAAGGTCTGACGAGATGGGGAGATTTCTTTACGTGGATGAAAACGGATGTTGTCATTGGTGATGAATATTGA
- a CDS encoding DUF294 nucleotidyltransferase-like domain-containing protein, whose product MDRQLFDRIDEAGTPADLRRLHAAAIRTITDPGMLSTFHDRLFCRVVALAEKALERDGWGPAPARYCWLELGSGARREQMISTDQDNALVYDSPEGAEPAVEGYFAEMARRVVGGLDDAGYPLCRGYVMAVNPRWRGTPEQWARRIQGYLDYPDWSNVRLLLIAADQRPACGDAWLGHRVRKGVVSALRDARYALWSAADHAWRVGRAALTALGRLRTGAEERQGMVDIKTGLYVPLVGSVRLWALRAGIEDPGTRQRIEVLEKSGLWSAEEARAAAEALRICLALRWKRHRDCLLADRPPDDWVDPAELPRDMEDELFRALSATRALQKRTYQYFQHLYRRG is encoded by the coding sequence GTGGACCGACAACTGTTTGATCGGATTGATGAGGCCGGCACCCCGGCGGATTTGCGGAGGCTCCATGCTGCGGCGATCAGAACAATTACAGACCCCGGTATGTTGTCGACCTTTCACGACCGTTTATTCTGCCGCGTCGTCGCGTTGGCTGAGAAAGCTTTGGAACGGGACGGATGGGGTCCGGCGCCCGCTCGTTACTGTTGGCTTGAACTTGGCAGCGGGGCCAGGCGAGAGCAGATGATCAGCACCGACCAGGACAACGCCCTGGTTTACGACTCGCCCGAAGGAGCCGAACCTGCCGTGGAAGGCTATTTTGCAGAGATGGCCAGGCGCGTGGTCGGGGGGCTGGATGACGCGGGGTATCCTCTGTGCCGGGGGTATGTCATGGCGGTGAACCCCCGGTGGCGGGGCACACCAGAACAATGGGCCCGCCGGATCCAGGGATACCTGGATTACCCGGATTGGAGCAATGTACGGCTGTTGTTAATTGCCGCCGATCAGCGTCCGGCCTGCGGAGACGCTTGGCTCGGTCACCGCGTGAGGAAAGGGGTTGTTTCCGCCCTTCGGGATGCCCGGTATGCCCTGTGGTCGGCGGCAGATCACGCCTGGCGGGTTGGGCGGGCGGCCCTGACCGCCCTGGGGCGCCTCCGTACCGGGGCCGAGGAGCGGCAGGGGATGGTGGACATCAAAACCGGGTTATACGTCCCGTTGGTGGGCAGCGTCCGACTTTGGGCCCTGCGGGCGGGGATCGAGGATCCGGGCACCCGGCAGCGGATCGAGGTACTCGAAAAGAGCGGACTTTGGAGTGCTGAAGAGGCCCGGGCGGCGGCCGAGGCCCTTCGGATCTGCCTTGCCCTTCGCTGGAAAAGGCATCGGGATTGTCTCCTCGCCGACCGGCCTCCGGACGATTGGGTGGATCCTGCGGAGTTGCCCCGGGACATGGAGGATGAGCTTTTCCGGGCTCTGTCTGCGACCCGGGCCCTTCAGAAACGAACCTATCAGTATTTTCAGCATCTCTACCGGCGGGGGTGA
- a CDS encoding DODA-type extradiol aromatic ring-opening family dioxygenase, with protein sequence MNPAYFIAHGAPTLALEDNPYTQLLQNVASRLPKPKAVLLFTAHWESPVQLIGAPEQFGMIYDFFGFPDDLYQIVYPAQGAPEVAEEARALLDEAGIPAKIDRGRGLDHGAWVVLRLLFPRADVPVATLSVNPALPPEKQYAIGRALAPLRRDALIVGSGGTVHNLWSLDWSREQDGLPADWAQSFDDWLRDRMENWDTRALFRYESEAPYARMAVPRNEHFVPLLIAMGSADGDRAARRLCQYYQYGSLSLSCWEFGTSGM encoded by the coding sequence GTGAACCCGGCGTATTTCATTGCCCACGGAGCCCCCACTTTGGCCCTTGAAGACAACCCATACACACAGCTTCTGCAAAACGTTGCTTCCCGCCTTCCAAAACCCAAGGCGGTGCTCCTATTCACCGCCCACTGGGAATCTCCCGTACAGCTCATTGGCGCCCCCGAGCAATTCGGGATGATCTACGATTTTTTCGGATTTCCCGATGACCTTTATCAGATTGTCTACCCCGCCCAAGGAGCTCCGGAAGTGGCCGAAGAAGCTCGAGCCCTTCTTGACGAGGCTGGCATTCCCGCCAAAATCGATCGAGGCCGCGGGCTCGATCACGGCGCCTGGGTGGTGCTTCGCCTCCTGTTCCCCCGTGCGGACGTACCCGTGGCGACCCTGTCCGTCAATCCCGCCCTACCCCCGGAAAAGCAGTACGCCATCGGCCGGGCCCTCGCTCCCCTTCGTCGGGACGCGCTGATCGTAGGCAGCGGTGGGACGGTGCATAATCTGTGGTCTCTCGATTGGAGCCGAGAACAAGACGGACTGCCGGCAGACTGGGCGCAGAGCTTTGACGACTGGCTACGAGATCGGATGGAGAATTGGGACACCCGAGCACTTTTTCGCTATGAGTCAGAAGCCCCTTATGCCCGCATGGCCGTTCCGCGAAACGAACATTTTGTTCCTCTCCTGATCGCCATGGGTTCGGCCGACGGGGACCGCGCGGCCCGGCGACTGTGCCAGTATTACCAATATGGGTCTTTGAGCCTCAGTTGTTGGGAGTTCGGCACCAGCGGAATGTGA